A region from the Hydra vulgaris chromosome 08, alternate assembly HydraT2T_AEP genome encodes:
- the LOC100214019 gene encoding sodium/potassium/calcium exchanger 3 isoform X1, with translation MTIAYFHRKNYAKKWRLLFAFVALTLIICWHGFNSNDHTEERYRSRRYLHVIKSYEADFEYVNSPGSRHGFVARTEQQLYDNHLKKNFLPLSTDNFASDINLNTSSNSFELVNLTETVKESHENTTCLLPSISEFPPDMFTTSQKKHGAIIFHVFISMYMFAGLAIVCDYYFISSLEVICHKLKLQTDVAGASLMAIGSSAPELFASLIGVFITKGDIGIGTILGSAVFNVLFVLGISGIVASKVLKLAWWPLTRDCLCYAFTLIVLTIVIFDGSVTWKEAAIMLLLYVAYLLLMWYNESIERKFYDYIGDTKTRDERFTTREGERVTWKNTLEENKNGEIGQQKEEVFYETDTSESEEDVYPIEEPKKLFEFPTNILDRLTWVLLFPLNAIFFFSIPDIRRRNLRGYVTITFIISILWIGTLTYILVWMVTIIGFTLDIPEAVMGLTLVAFGSSLPDALSSIYVARIGKGDMAVAQALGSNVFDILFGLGLPWLIKTLIYDLDSTIEVQSVGMLVSSFVIFISVICTLATFHYRNYYLDKTIGYGMLSSYAVFLVVSVLMEIFVWSKYHPPTCKYV, from the exons ATGACAATTGCTTACTTCCATcgaaaaaattatgcaaaaaagtGGCGTTTACTTTTTGCTTTTGTAGCGTTAACGCTGATAATTTGTTGGCATGGTTTTAATAGCAACGATCATACCGAGGAACGTTATC gaagTCGTCGATATCTGCACGTTATTAAAAGCTATGAGGCGGATTTTGAGTATGTTAACAGTCCAGGTTCAAGGCATGGTTTTGTTGCTCGGACAGAACAACAGCTATACgacaatcatttaaaaaaaaattttttaccccTATCCACCGATAATTTTGCTTcagatataaatttgaatacatCGTCAAATAGTTTTGAATTAGTAAACTTAACTGAAACAGTAAAAGAGAGCCATGAAAATACTACGTGTCTTCTTCCTTCAATTTCAGAGTTTCCCCCTGATATGTTTACCACATCCCAGAAGAAACATGGAGCAATTATATTTCATGTGTTTATTTCCATGTATATGTTTGCTGGGTTAGCGATTGTTTGCGATTACTACTTTATATCATCTCTGGAAGTAATATGccacaaattaaaattacaaacagACGTTGCGGGGGCCTCTTTAATGGCAATAGGAAGTTCAGCGCCGGAGCTTTTTGCATCCTTGATAG GAGTTTTCATAACAAAAGGTGACATTGGAATCGGAACAATACTTGGATCagctgttttcaatgttttatttgttcttgGAATCAGTGGCATAGTTGCAAGCaag GTTTTAAAACTAGCATGGTGGCCCCTCACAAGAGATTGTTTGTGTTACGCGTTCACATTAATCGTTCTAACAATTGTCATTTTTGACGGATCTGTAACATG gaaAGAAGCTGCCATCATGTTACTATTGTACGTTGCATATCTACTTCTTATGTGGTACAATGAAAGTATAGAGAGAAAATTTTATGACTATATAGGAGATACCAAAACACGGGATGAGCGATTTACAACAAGAGAAGGAGAAAGAGTTACTTGGAAAAACACactagaagaaaataaaaacggAGAAATAGGGCAACAAAAAGAAGAAGTTTTCTATG aaaCTGATACCTCAGAGTCCGAAGAAGACGTATATCCAATAGAGGAACCCAAAAAGTTGTTTGAATTTCCTACTAATATCTTAGATCGACTAACATGGGTTTTGCTTTTTCCTCTTAatgccatattttttttttcaatacctgATATACGACGTCGTAACCTTCGAGGATACGTAACAATAACtttcattatttcaattttatggaTAGGTACTTTGACTTATATTCTTGTCTGGATGGTTACAATTATTGGCTTCACATTGGATATTCCTGAAGCTGTTATGGGATTAACCTTGGTTGCATTTGGAAGTAGTTTGCCAGACGCATTATCAAGTATTTATGTTGCAAGAATAG GCAAAGGAGATATGGCAGTTGCACAAGCGCTAGGAAGTAATGTATTTGATATCTTATTTGGATTAGGTTTACCTTGgctaataaaaacattaatttacgATTTGGATTCTACAATCGAGGTTCAAAGTGTAGGGATGTTAGTTTCaagttttgtcatttttatatcaGTGATTTGTACATTGGCTACTTTTCATTATCGTAACTACTATCTTGATAAAACTATAGGTTACGGAATGTTATCTTCTTACGCAGTTTTTCTTGTGGTATCtgttttaatggaaatatttgtGTGGAGTAAATACCACCCTCCCACTTGTAAAtacgtttaa
- the LOC100214019 gene encoding sodium/potassium/calcium exchanger 3 isoform X3: MFTTSQKKHGAIIFHVFISMYMFAGLAIVCDYYFISSLEVICHKLKLQTDVAGASLMAIGSSAPELFASLIGVFITKGDIGIGTILGSAVFNVLFVLGISGIVASKVLKLAWWPLTRDCLCYAFTLIVLTIVIFDGSVTWKEAAIMLLLYVAYLLLMWYNESIERKFYDYIGDTKTRDERFTTREGERVTWKNTLEENKNGEIGQQKEEVFYETDTSESEEDVYPIEEPKKLFEFPTNILDRLTWVLLFPLNAIFFFSIPDIRRRNLRGYVTITFIISILWIGTLTYILVWMVTIIGFTLDIPEAVMGLTLVAFGSSLPDALSSIYVARIGKGDMAVAQALGSNVFDILFGLGLPWLIKTLIYDLDSTIEVQSVGMLVSSFVIFISVICTLATFHYRNYYLDKTIGYGMLSSYAVFLVVSVLMEIFVWSKYHPPTCKYV, from the exons ATGTTTACCACATCCCAGAAGAAACATGGAGCAATTATATTTCATGTGTTTATTTCCATGTATATGTTTGCTGGGTTAGCGATTGTTTGCGATTACTACTTTATATCATCTCTGGAAGTAATATGccacaaattaaaattacaaacagACGTTGCGGGGGCCTCTTTAATGGCAATAGGAAGTTCAGCGCCGGAGCTTTTTGCATCCTTGATAG GAGTTTTCATAACAAAAGGTGACATTGGAATCGGAACAATACTTGGATCagctgttttcaatgttttatttgttcttgGAATCAGTGGCATAGTTGCAAGCaag GTTTTAAAACTAGCATGGTGGCCCCTCACAAGAGATTGTTTGTGTTACGCGTTCACATTAATCGTTCTAACAATTGTCATTTTTGACGGATCTGTAACATG gaaAGAAGCTGCCATCATGTTACTATTGTACGTTGCATATCTACTTCTTATGTGGTACAATGAAAGTATAGAGAGAAAATTTTATGACTATATAGGAGATACCAAAACACGGGATGAGCGATTTACAACAAGAGAAGGAGAAAGAGTTACTTGGAAAAACACactagaagaaaataaaaacggAGAAATAGGGCAACAAAAAGAAGAAGTTTTCTATG aaaCTGATACCTCAGAGTCCGAAGAAGACGTATATCCAATAGAGGAACCCAAAAAGTTGTTTGAATTTCCTACTAATATCTTAGATCGACTAACATGGGTTTTGCTTTTTCCTCTTAatgccatattttttttttcaatacctgATATACGACGTCGTAACCTTCGAGGATACGTAACAATAACtttcattatttcaattttatggaTAGGTACTTTGACTTATATTCTTGTCTGGATGGTTACAATTATTGGCTTCACATTGGATATTCCTGAAGCTGTTATGGGATTAACCTTGGTTGCATTTGGAAGTAGTTTGCCAGACGCATTATCAAGTATTTATGTTGCAAGAATAG GCAAAGGAGATATGGCAGTTGCACAAGCGCTAGGAAGTAATGTATTTGATATCTTATTTGGATTAGGTTTACCTTGgctaataaaaacattaatttacgATTTGGATTCTACAATCGAGGTTCAAAGTGTAGGGATGTTAGTTTCaagttttgtcatttttatatcaGTGATTTGTACATTGGCTACTTTTCATTATCGTAACTACTATCTTGATAAAACTATAGGTTACGGAATGTTATCTTCTTACGCAGTTTTTCTTGTGGTATCtgttttaatggaaatatttgtGTGGAGTAAATACCACCCTCCCACTTGTAAAtacgtttaa
- the LOC100214019 gene encoding sodium/potassium/calcium exchanger 3 isoform X2 → MLDNYNLYQRGSRRYLHVIKSYEADFEYVNSPGSRHGFVARTEQQLYDNHLKKNFLPLSTDNFASDINLNTSSNSFELVNLTETVKESHENTTCLLPSISEFPPDMFTTSQKKHGAIIFHVFISMYMFAGLAIVCDYYFISSLEVICHKLKLQTDVAGASLMAIGSSAPELFASLIGVFITKGDIGIGTILGSAVFNVLFVLGISGIVASKVLKLAWWPLTRDCLCYAFTLIVLTIVIFDGSVTWKEAAIMLLLYVAYLLLMWYNESIERKFYDYIGDTKTRDERFTTREGERVTWKNTLEENKNGEIGQQKEEVFYETDTSESEEDVYPIEEPKKLFEFPTNILDRLTWVLLFPLNAIFFFSIPDIRRRNLRGYVTITFIISILWIGTLTYILVWMVTIIGFTLDIPEAVMGLTLVAFGSSLPDALSSIYVARIGKGDMAVAQALGSNVFDILFGLGLPWLIKTLIYDLDSTIEVQSVGMLVSSFVIFISVICTLATFHYRNYYLDKTIGYGMLSSYAVFLVVSVLMEIFVWSKYHPPTCKYV, encoded by the exons ATGCTTGACAATTACAACTTATACCAAAGAG gaagTCGTCGATATCTGCACGTTATTAAAAGCTATGAGGCGGATTTTGAGTATGTTAACAGTCCAGGTTCAAGGCATGGTTTTGTTGCTCGGACAGAACAACAGCTATACgacaatcatttaaaaaaaaattttttaccccTATCCACCGATAATTTTGCTTcagatataaatttgaatacatCGTCAAATAGTTTTGAATTAGTAAACTTAACTGAAACAGTAAAAGAGAGCCATGAAAATACTACGTGTCTTCTTCCTTCAATTTCAGAGTTTCCCCCTGATATGTTTACCACATCCCAGAAGAAACATGGAGCAATTATATTTCATGTGTTTATTTCCATGTATATGTTTGCTGGGTTAGCGATTGTTTGCGATTACTACTTTATATCATCTCTGGAAGTAATATGccacaaattaaaattacaaacagACGTTGCGGGGGCCTCTTTAATGGCAATAGGAAGTTCAGCGCCGGAGCTTTTTGCATCCTTGATAG GAGTTTTCATAACAAAAGGTGACATTGGAATCGGAACAATACTTGGATCagctgttttcaatgttttatttgttcttgGAATCAGTGGCATAGTTGCAAGCaag GTTTTAAAACTAGCATGGTGGCCCCTCACAAGAGATTGTTTGTGTTACGCGTTCACATTAATCGTTCTAACAATTGTCATTTTTGACGGATCTGTAACATG gaaAGAAGCTGCCATCATGTTACTATTGTACGTTGCATATCTACTTCTTATGTGGTACAATGAAAGTATAGAGAGAAAATTTTATGACTATATAGGAGATACCAAAACACGGGATGAGCGATTTACAACAAGAGAAGGAGAAAGAGTTACTTGGAAAAACACactagaagaaaataaaaacggAGAAATAGGGCAACAAAAAGAAGAAGTTTTCTATG aaaCTGATACCTCAGAGTCCGAAGAAGACGTATATCCAATAGAGGAACCCAAAAAGTTGTTTGAATTTCCTACTAATATCTTAGATCGACTAACATGGGTTTTGCTTTTTCCTCTTAatgccatattttttttttcaatacctgATATACGACGTCGTAACCTTCGAGGATACGTAACAATAACtttcattatttcaattttatggaTAGGTACTTTGACTTATATTCTTGTCTGGATGGTTACAATTATTGGCTTCACATTGGATATTCCTGAAGCTGTTATGGGATTAACCTTGGTTGCATTTGGAAGTAGTTTGCCAGACGCATTATCAAGTATTTATGTTGCAAGAATAG GCAAAGGAGATATGGCAGTTGCACAAGCGCTAGGAAGTAATGTATTTGATATCTTATTTGGATTAGGTTTACCTTGgctaataaaaacattaatttacgATTTGGATTCTACAATCGAGGTTCAAAGTGTAGGGATGTTAGTTTCaagttttgtcatttttatatcaGTGATTTGTACATTGGCTACTTTTCATTATCGTAACTACTATCTTGATAAAACTATAGGTTACGGAATGTTATCTTCTTACGCAGTTTTTCTTGTGGTATCtgttttaatggaaatatttgtGTGGAGTAAATACCACCCTCCCACTTGTAAAtacgtttaa